AAGAGCAGCCTGAAATTGGATGGACATTTCCATGGACACTCTCAGGATAAATTGCAAAGGTGTCTTTTCAGGAACCTTCATATGCAGGATTTGGCAGGATTTGATCCTAGTCATGCCCTGAAGGGAGAGGCCTCTTCTACTGGGCAAGAGGGGAAGCGAAGCTGCTCAGCTGGCCCCTCGGCCTCCCCCCCTTCCAGGCCCTCACCTTGTATGCCTCCTCGTAGTGACGGCAATGCTCTGTGAAGAGGGTGTCACATCCCTCAGCCAGCAGCACCTTAGTGCTGATGGATCGGTGCAGTGTGGGCTTGTGGATAGGTGACCCAGACATCTTTCCACCTGGGGATGGGCAGCCAGAACTAAGCAGGGCCTTTGTAGTTGAACACCCAGAAAGCCTGTGGAGAGAAGGTAGTGGCAGCATGGATGTGCAGGGGGGAGAGGATTGGAGATGGATCAACCATATCCTCCACCCCTAACACCAGCTGCTGAGTTCCATATAAAGTCTGAACCCTTATCAGCAAGGCTTTCACATTGTCCCTGGCTCAGCCCTGCCCAGTGAATCAGTGCTGCTTCACTAAACTGGACCTGGGGAGTGTGAGTGCTCCTACAATGGTTACGTGAAAGGCTGATTTGAGGTCTGCTGCTTTTCCCAAGTGTCCCCTCAAGTCCTACTTTATTCCTTTTATATCCAGCTATCGTTTTTCAGGCAGAAAAGTGTTCTGTCTAGATGTATGGTGTGTGCAAGGCACACACCCTTGTTGGAACAGTCTTATACTAGATAGACTGGTCCTTCCCCAACTCAGGTAAATAGAATGCGGGGAATGGAGCTCCTCATCTGCCCTTGAGATTGCCAACACCCTCAGCTGGAGACCTTGCTCCCCTTCCTGAGGACTGAGTCAAGGATATTGGGGAGGGGAGCCCAAGAAACAGCTATTGGCCATCCACCCACCAGCCTCTCCCTCAGCTTCCTTCCTCTGACCTGAGCCTGCTTAGCCCCCTGAGCCACCTTTGTCTTGAACCCCCCAAACCATTCGAGTCCTGCCTCCCAAGCCTTCTAGGGTTCCCGTgattctcaaggagttttcattcttcCTGCCTTGAAGATGCAGCCAgtgtttggaagggaagagacaaGATCCTACACAGGCAGTGTCTCTAGCAAATATCCATCTGCCTTttactcccctccccacaccccacctCAGCCGCCTTCCCAATTCTATAGCTCCGGTATGGGAGCCGCCAAGAGGCGACTCCGACTACTCCGGTTCTGCAATACCATTCCCAATGTGGATGGGGCTCCCTCCACCTCAGCACCTCGCCCTGCAGTAAACCTAAAAGTTTCACGGCGCCGGCCCCTGCTAGaaacccttcctccttcctccctcttctccccacctcccccggACACCAGTATCAAAGAAGTCTATATATAGCCAGGTAGAAGAGGACTAAAAATAGGGCCGGGAGGGACCAGGAGGGCTAGCTGCCCGAGGGCTCTCCAGACCTCTAGCCTCTTTCCTCTCTGGACTTCGACCTCTGCTCATCGCTTCAAGAGAAGGAAGTGCCCAGATTGAGGGACGCATGGCCCCTCCCTTTGAGGGAAGTGTCCTCTCTCCACATTTGGGCGTTTTCAGGGAGCGCTGGATTGGGCTAGTTCCCAGCGACCGTGTCCACTGGTCTCCACCAGGTGTCGGCGAGAAGACTCCCACCCCTCTAACCCAGGGCTCCGGTCCTCTGAGCCAACCTGGGCTGGGCTGAGGGCTGAAGGCTGTGGGGACAGGGAAGGGGACACGCCTTGCCCGCACTCCTCACATGGTGGCTGCAGCCCCGGTCGCCGGCGCCCTGCGCGCACCTAGCAGCAGCAGCGGCTCCAGACAGCGGGCGAACTCAGCGCGGTGGTCGCTGGTGATCTGCGGGGCCATCGCACGCCAGGGGGGGTTAGGAGCGAAGCACTGGAGCCTGGAAACCCCTGAACTGGGAACCCCCTGGCTCAGCGACCCCCCGCTCCCCAGGCCCCCGGCGCCCACACACAGCCTCGTCCTCCCCACACCCAGGCCCCCTGATCTGCACCTTACTGCTCTGCACTGGCTGCAGGCGGTGGGGCCGGGAGACGATACCCTGTAAGCGCTCCATCAGTTCCTGTGGCAGCGGGGGCCGGGAGGGAGGAGGCGTTTTCAGGGCCCTGGGACCTGACAGTCTCGGGGGAGCCTCTATTCCGACacaccccctcctttctctccccccctccccatttcctaGCTAGTCAGAAGACAGTTGGCCTCCTGGGACCCGGGATGGCAGAATACTCAGcacagagggaggagggagacgcCCAGGTCAGTTTATGCCATTTTCCTCCAGGTGGGGACCACTCAGCCCTGCCCCTAATTCAACTCATCTCCTAAGGAGCTTGAGTACCGGGAGTGACCAGGAAAGGTCGGGTCTGGTCAACCTTCCCATATTCGCCTTGCCCTGAGGTGCCAGGGGCAGCAGATACtgctgaggcagacagggctgGACTAAAGGCTTATCCTTCACCTAGGCCAGTTTGTCCCAAATCCCTTGCTGctcactctcttttcccttccccaaggAGCTCTGTGATCCCATACGGTCCCCTGTCTACCCAGCACTCCCCATTACCCTACCTGATGagtcccctctctctttccagcCCCCAAGGCCTAAATCCTCAACCCCTCAGAGGAGCTGTTCTTGGGAAAGAAATCTAGTTATTTAATCACAATCATTCACTATAATGGGAATGATGTCTGGGAGCCCCCAAGGCTGCCGTTTGGGTTTTAAAGATCCTGGAGGGAAGGGACAGTTTTCGGTTCTGTCTTCATTTCCCTGGCACCCGGTTCCTAGTAGGTACTTCTTAGATTTTTCTTCAATTCAATGGAAAAGAAGTTAGTCAACCCAAATGATTGTGCACTTGGTGAAAAGTGTGGGGAGATATTTTGAGCAGTGCCCCCCACCCTTGCTCCCACTTCCATCCCCAGAAAAGCCCTGGAAAGAGCTCAGCAAGGCAATTCAGAAAGGATGCCAAGCCCTGACCTAGATGTGAATACCGTCTCCTTCCTGAGGAGCCCTCCACAGGGTGACTCACATATCCCAGGTCCAGGAATTCTGCCTTGTTGGCTGAGCTGAGGAAAGCCGAGCAGGTGACCAGGTGGACCTACGGGGACAAGGTGGTGCCCACAACTCATCATCCATGGTGGGAGTCTGAATGGAAAGGATGGTTCCCAAGGAATGATGCTCAACTCCTCGGGAGAGGAGATTCTCTATGCAGACGAGCTCACAGGCCCAAACAACCCCAAAAATTgcatattgtttttatttgtgtatgAGTTATGTTCCCCTCCTGCCAGCTAAGCTCTAAGGGGGGCAAGGGCCTAGTCTCATTTAAACTCTGTACCTTCCCCAGTTTAGGTCAGTGCTCTGAACATGAGACCtcacttttctcaactgtaaaatgtgaatgacagcacctaccttgcagggttgtggggattaaatgaaataatatttgtaaaatgcttaccacagtgcctggcacatagctggttctgtataaaagcttattcccttccctttccttattTCATAAACATTTGTCGAAAGTTGAGGGAAGTTCAGGTGGCATGTAAGTTctgggtgaggggaaggggaaagggagtgaTTGCCCAGATATCCTGAGACAACCAGCCAGCCACCTGCTAGTTCCTTGGCCGTGCTCCCTTCTGGTCAGCAGGAAGCTGACTCCGGCTCTTTACCTGCAGTGTGGGCAGCAGGGATACCAGGTGGGAGAGCTGATCCTTGAAGGCCTTGTCTTTCTCTTCATACTGGCTGAGGAAGCAGGAGAGGTAGGTCAATGAGCACCCTGGATTCAGGGATCAGcatgaggaagggggaaaagaagagaataagcacttatatggcacctattgtgtgccaggcactgtgctaaacactttataaatatctcatttgatccttacaacaatctgcaaggcaggtgctgttatgatccccattttacacatgaggaaactgaggcaagcataggttaagtgattgcccagggtcacacagctagtaagtagatttgaactcaggtcttcctaactcaaggcccaacactctattcactgcaccacctagatgccttcaCTTGAGCTGAATTAGCTTAAAAACTCTGAGGATTCACTCTCTGGGTCTCTAAACCCTTCACACAGTAGAAGGAGAAGGTTAGTGATTAAAGATCTGGGCTAATCTGGTGGGCCTGTGATATGGCAGTGCCAGCAGTGTCACACAATGGTGTGGTTTAGAAAACGGTCCTTTCCCTTCTGGTGAAGATGCCCCATCTCAAGAGTTTTCTTGAAGACAGTGCCAAACAACACGGGTGCTAGGCCAAGGAAACCTGCTGTTCTTCACTTCAACATCTAGGGAGGGTGCTAAGGAAGTGGAAGTCTTGGGGTGAAAGACCTTGGTTTGAGTCCCAACtctggtgtgtgaccctgggcaagtcacttctgttttggggggcttctgtttcctcactcGTAAAACAGAGACAAGAACATTCCcatcacttacctcacagggttgtatgAGGCAAGTGCTTTTTCAACATTTAAATGAATCAGTGTGAATTGTTCTTGTTCTTGGCCCTACCAACCTCCGCACTGTCTTCAGTAACAATGCTTTCCTCTCCATCAGCTTCTCCTACAAGAGACCAATTATGAAGCACTCTGAATTTGGGTGGGGGTAGAGGGTTGGGATGGGAGTAGAGAAGAAGCTTGCCTTTGGAGGATGGGAGCCCACAACTATTGTTCAAAAAGACTAGGCTGGGTTGTCTTTGAGAGGGTAGAGAGCTCCCCAGCATTGAAGGTCATCAGGTAGATATCATAGAAGGAGCCCAGGTATGGGTTGGGCCAAATGTCCATTTGAGATTCTTTCTAGCTCCAAGAATTCTAGGCTCTCAGGGATGCCATGGCCACCATCATGCTCCAATGGGATCTCAGGAAGAGCCGCATTTGATGTTGTCTGGCccctggatgggggtggggaacttaccTGCATGCTACTGAAGAGGGTGTGGATGGCAGTCTCCTCCTCGGCTGCGCTGCGCCTCACCTCCTCCACCATGGTCTGCAGCAGGGTGATTGCCTCCCGAGTGGAAGTCTGCAAAGCCTTCACGGCCTTGGGAGGAGGGGAGCTGTTCAGCAGACTGGGCAGGCCTGGGGTAACTGATCCCTCCTTATCTCACTTCCCCCCAACCCACAGAAGCCAGTGCCAACTACTTACCATGACAGTCTGGTCCAACTTCTCACAGCCTTGCACGTAGGCTGTCTCTATGTCGATACAGTGAGCCCGGCTTTCCCTGCAAAGATGGCCTGTGTCAGAGAACCTGCAGACCTCCCTTCATAGGGCCTACAGATCTCTCCTTTGTTCTCCTGATATCCTAGTTCCCAGGACTTAGGCTCtactgaagaactgaaaatgatggTTGGGATGGCTATCTGACTGgattctcccttccctccaaccCATCCTGGGGAAGGGCTGAAGCTCAACCCTAGCCAAATAACCCCAGAGTCCAGCCCAGAATGTCAAGTGCAAAGATGGGCCAAAACCACAGGCTGGTCAATTCAAGGCCCTccagtagaatggaaactcctgaGAGGTGGAGACTGTTTAGTGTTCTGTCGACCTGTGCACCTTCTCTGCTACTTGCAGCAGCCTTAGGGATTGTTGTgagcacttaagtgacttgctaagggtcacaaagcaaataagtgtctgaggatggatttgaactcaggtcctcctgactccagagctggtgcaaTACATGACTTCTTAATAAATAAGTGGTTATTGAATTGGAGTCCACAAGGGAGTAGAATCCATTTGTCTTTCCAGCCTtacctttctttattttcctccaaCAATTTACCCTCCAGTTAAACTGAACTCGAcccttcccacctcctctctctAAGGACCCAGCATTACCCTGCCTCTACTGCACTCTTCTCTGCATGGAATTTCTTACCATTCGAGTCTTTGCCTGGTGAGTTCCTACCTATCCTTTAAGGCTCAACTCAAACTCTACCTCCTCCAAGAAATTTTTCCTGATCTCTGCAATGTAGTAACAGTCATGTTACTCTGCATGTTACACTACAGTCATGATCTCCCACCCCTGTACCTCACATAGTACTTAAGAAATGATGTTTATCACTTGTATGGTCTTAACCTAGTAGACAGTCAAATACATGAGAACAGGGACAAGGTATCTCCCCCTAGAGTCCAGCATGGTGCTTTGCAAACAGAAGGTGCTCAATCAATGTTAGTTGaagaatgggaagagagaaggaaggagagaatgaagatagagaagaaagaaagaaggaggggaaaggtgaagggcagaagggaaggaaagaacaaaatgagggagaaagaatggaaggaaggagagggaaatgagggagggatagaaaggaagaagaggagagaagagaaaagaggaggaagaaaggaggaaaggacctACATACCCCTGCATGTCCCGGAAGCATCGAATACACAGCATGGACTTCTTGTCAGTGGAGAACATAATGTAAGGCTCACCATGCAAGGCTGCAATAGAGAAATGAGTTCATTAGCTTTGGGGTGGCCACAGTAACAGGGTGTTTGatagttctttatttcatttgggGACACGGACTGGACACTCACAACACTTCTTGTGGGTGTCCTTGGTACGTTTGCCCAGAGCCACAATGTCGTGGAGCGAGAACATCTTGGCCTTGTGAGTCTCCTCCCGGCAGTGAGCACAGAGTGGCTGACCACAGGTATTGCAGAAGTAGGTGGTCTCTGCATcctagggaggaagaggaagagaaaagagtgtGGGATGGATGGATTGAACCTGGGCCAGGCTGGCTCAGCTGGTGGCCCCAATCCAAGGTGAGAGGAGGACTTCATCTGGGAAAATGGGCTCTAATTTAAGGCCTATGTCTGCATTTATCCAGGCTAGGGAGGAAACAGCTGGGACCTGAATCCTGGAAACTGTCCAGAGGAACAGTTGTAGaggtcatttattcattcaataaacattaatcagCTATGCCTTCCATGTCTTGACTTTCCCCATTGAGTTTTCGATATATTGCCAGTTGGCAcaagaaatggaaatttggggggagtttttcAGAAACCGAAGATGACACTTGAAGGCCAGCAattgacacagagcctatgaccaaatacttaacccaaattttacaataaggtattgtaaacactccataaaagaaaaaggaaaatttcagacttcttctttggtacaaagggaaggccaaaaaggtttatgaggattttccagatcatggggatGCCTTACTCCTATCCcatactcccaccccaccccccagtcccCAACCCCAGatatggaaggaataactgtacaGAATTTTACAGGTCTTGGTATCACAATGTTTCCAAATGATAAGGGATTTagctcaggcagctaggtggcacagtggatagagtgccagccctggagtcaggaagacctgagttcaaatttgacctcagacacttgctgtgtgaccctgggcaagtcacttcaccctgtctgcctcagttttctcatctgtaaaatgagctggagaagaaaatggcaaacccctccggtatctctgccaagaaaaccccaaatggggtcacagagaggcaGGCCCCACTGAGATGACTGAACGACACCTTCTCTAGGAGGCTCATCTTGCTCCATCCAGTCatgcctccccacccaccatttgcatttactatgtgtctaTTCCGTACTTATcttcggtgtgtgtgtgtgtgcatgcgtgcatatgtgtatatatgtgcgtgtgcgcatgtgtatgtatgtatatgtgtgtgttacgtgtacatgtgtgtatgtgtgtgtatgtgtgtgtgtgtgtgtacagactgtaagcttcttgagagcaaggattagaATGAAGGGATAATACTAAGTGACCTGGAAGCTGTGGGAGATAAGAGAAAATGCAGACTCTGGAGCAGAAGATATGACCTTGGTTGaatccctccctgggcctcactctcctcacctgtaaagtaagGGGGCTGGGCTAGATGGCCCCCAAAGTCACTTCAGTTCTCTACCACTGATCTTAGGGTGGGTACATTTAGAGTTTGGCTTTCTGTCTTGTCCACATCATTTCTATCTCTCATCCTTACTTCTCCCTTCGTTGCTTTCTCTGGTGGCCCCAGGAAGCTCATTACTGGCATAGCCTCATTATCCTGTAAGATCCTGCCAGCCTCGGTAGCCCACCCCATAACTATCTCCTTTCCACTGGGTGGTAGGGCCAAGCCTCTGTTTAAGGAAAGCTCCCATcagacatctcatttctcacctggttgCACCACCTCAGGACTTCTCTGAGTGACTTCTCAGCAAGCCCCTGCACCAgccacttccctcccctcccactccttttcagcttccttttgtgtgttgcttTCCCCCTTTCCgtgataaactccttgagggcaaggactgcctttcttttttcttatttgtatctgcagcacttggcacagtgcctggcccgtagttgttgttcagttctgtctgtgaccccatttggggttttcttggcaaagatactggtttgccatttccttctctggctcatttaacagatgaaactgaggcaaacagggtgaagtgacttgcccagggtcacacagccaggaagtgtatgaggccagatttgaactgaggaagctgtgtcttcctgactccaggcctggtgcgcTATGCACCTTAGCTGCCCCTGGGCCGTAATagatgctttgtaaatgtttagTGACTACTAACTATTAGCAGATATTGGGAAGtctccaatgaggaaactccccataccaatgcaggtcatcatcttctctgcaacttacaaatCAATCAAAGCACTGATCAAGATGAAGCGATTTGTTCTATAAAAAGTTAaatgccctgggcctcagtttccccttctgtaaaatgaagagatttgacTAAATAGcctcagagatcccttccagctctagctctataaATCTTTATTATCCTAGGGCAGGGAGTGCAGCCaacatgtgtcagagatggggctCGAACCCAGGTATTTGTGGCTCCAAGACCAGGCCACTACACACACATTGCCtctcctggcacatagcaggcttcataaatgtttgataaatggaTGACTGAATGAGACTGCCACATGGTACAGCAGAGAGAGTGCCGGGTTTGGAGTCAAGCTGCCTTCATTTGAATTTTAGCTCTTTCATttaagactctgggcaaggcacttaacccctcACTGTATCCACTTTTTAATCTGCAGTCTGAGTTCAGTTGTTGGCCCTGgagagtttccccatctgtaaaatggaaagaaaaaatacttgtGCTATCCACCTCACAGAATTATTGGGaagaaggtgctttgcaaacctaaaggtGTTAGAAAGAGGTGAGCTGGAACACTGAGTTTCCTAACCACACTGTGAGTGGGTGGAGGGTTGGCTGCAGAGTCAGGAGGATTTAGCCTCTGCAGTGTCACACAAGGCAAGTCACTCCCAACGCCCTGAAGCAACTCTCTGCTATGATGAGCTGCCTAGAATGTGCCTGCCTGCATTGGGAGAAGGTCTTTCCTCACTGGTGAGTTCCCTGTACTGTTGAAATCATACATCTAATCCCTGCCCCTCtgattttttgggggtggggttgtgTGTTTCAGGCCCAAAAAACAAAAGCTAACCAGTCCCTGCCCTAGGATAATAGGCttatagagctagagctggaagggatctcaaaggccatttagtcaaaccctctcatttgacagaaggggaaactgaggcccggggagtTTAACTTTTTATAGAGCAGATGCCAGTCTGCATTTACATAGGGAGTTTCCTAACTGGGAGCTCCCTTACACCAATAATGATTACTCTACCTgtccataaataaataaatacaggttttaaaaatgaagattattattgttatctaaAATTCCAAGATATCTTCTCCTAAACAAGGGGGAAAATCCCTTATTCTGGGGGACAGAGGATAACTTGCTGGCTCCTGAAGAAAGGATAGATTGTTTTAGGCCTCCAAGGAGATTGAAGGATTTAAAGGTGAGATAGGATCTTCCTTGAGAgttccattctacagatgagaaaactggaggcCTACTGTGGAGGTAAAATAATGTGCTTAAATTCACAGACTAGTTAGATAAAGATgacacttgaacccaagtcttctgattctaagcctaattccccccttccttcccactaaTTACTGCTCATATTTCCATAGTTCTTCAAATACTCTCTGAACACTTTTATCACAtctttcctgtgaggtaggggctgtaagtattattttctccatcatacagataaggaaagagaagttatgtgacttgcccaggttcacatcaACCATCAAAGTAAGCATCAAGGCTTGTTTCTTTTTGTAAGGGTACTTGGTCATCCCAAGTGTGGTTGGTCTTGGGGAAAGAacctggggagggggtgggactcCAATGACTGAGCTCTAGTGCGTGTCTGGGGATAGGAGGGTAAGGACCGGTAGCATGGTtcactggaaagaacactggatgcGGAagtgagaacctgggttcaaatttcacttctcccccgcccccacccccgccccccttcTCCTTACTAATTGAATGACTTGAGACAAGTACACTTGCTATtggctttaattttctcatctgcaaaatgaagggactaAATAATCTCGAAAGTCTGTTTTAGCCCTAAATAAATGACCCTGTCTCCCAGGTGTTGAGAGGATCATATCAGATgcgtgtaaagtgctttgcaaaccttaaggggCTATATAAAGCTACAAATATAGCATTATATATTAGTATTAAACTGAGAGCGGAGACTGTTTTTGCCCTTAATTATTATTCCTACCCCAGttctttgcacagtgcttggcacatggcacATGggggcttaataagtgtttattgactgaattatTAAAGGTAAGGCATTATTTCTTTAGGCTAAATGAGATCTGACCCCAAGCCATAGCTTCTCCTTGGATGTGCCCCCTCCTCCCAAACCTCCCTCCTCCTTGCCTGGCTTGGGCATTCCAGATCGCAGTTGGCACAGCGCACAGCCTCTTCGCCCTCAGAGGAGCCATCCACCAGGAACTGCAGAAGCCGGTCCACAGGCGGCAGCCCATTGGCTCCCTTCACCACGGACTGGTGGCTGCAGGCAcgggagaggctggaggcaaaCCCTGGCCCGgcaccgccccgcccccccccccccggccctaaccctgccccctcccccccgccacaCATTCACCAGGACCTAAAAATAGTTGAGAGGAGCCCGGGAAAATGGTCCGTCACCTGCCTCTTGTTTTCTCTATAATTAGCTTCCGTTCCAGTCCCCACTTTTATCTCATCCCCTCAGCCTGGCAGAATGCCTTCTCTTGTGGGACTTCTGGAATTCACGATCTCAAAGCGTAAAAAAGCCTTTCTTCTATCTCCCTCCCCTACTTACACAAGTCCCCCCCTTTCCCTTGCGCAACTGCTTAAACCTGGTCAGGGCGATTTCAATATTCACTCAACCCAAGTGCTCACGGAAAATTTGGGTTTTTTAGACACAAGACTTAACGGTCCAGGAAATCAGTGGTGTGTAGATTCGGTCCTAAAGTCAAGAAATCAGATTTCGGTGATGACTTAGCCGAAACCTAGATGTTTAAGGGCCTGCCGCAATTACGGCAGGGTGTGAAGGTGCATAGCTATCCTATCTGGGACCCTACCGCAGGGCTCACATTCCAGGACAGGCTGGTTAGTTTCTGGGCCTCTTCTTCgccccatctccctctctgaaGTCACCGCACTAGAGGCCGGGTACGAAAGGAAGAGGTAGGGACAGAGCTGTCCCTAAGGGAAGACACCGCACTCAGACGCCTCCCAAAGCAGGAACGCGTTCCCTTCTCaggcacctcccctccccccagttttgGGAGTTTCGATCTCCACTGGGGTATCCTCGGGGGCGAGGGGCCAATTTTGGGAAAGGATTGGAGATTGCCGGGGAGACACTGACAGATACACCCTGGCAGCTGCAAGCCAAGGACCAGGGCTGCCCCGCAACGTTGCGCCCAACTCACTCGCCACTCCCATGCTGTAGCCCCTGCCCTGCAAACCTGTCCCTAGCTAAGGAGCACTGGTCTCAGACTCTTTTTTTCTCCGATTCCTGACAGCGCAAAGTGACTCGAGTTGCGTCTGGCTTTGGCCCAGGCGGACGTCCCAACCGAGGGCACTCTCCTCACCCACAAAGCGGGCAGGCTAGACGGCCATCTACGGCCCGGCCCCGCAGGCAGCTGGCACAGAAGTTGTGGTAACAATCTAGCAGGCACGGGTGCTCGTATTGCCCATGGCATAGGAAGCAGACGAGAGGATGGCCATTTGAGGCATCCAGGGCAGCGAGGCTCTCCAGAGGCGAGAAGATTTCACCCGACATCTGCTGGGAATTGAGAGACGGATTGAGTGGGAGAGGAGAAGGTACAGGGCAGAGACGGAGTCATGTCTGCCCCCTTGTGCGTTGACCTCTGCTTCCGAGGACAACTGCCTGGGATCATGGGCCATGGTGGGAGTAACATCGAAGGCTCAGAAGGCACCCTGCAATCTCAGCGACTCAGCGCCCTGAGTTAGGGGAGAGTGTACGCCTTAGCTCTGGG
This Trichosurus vulpecula isolate mTriVul1 chromosome 2, mTriVul1.pri, whole genome shotgun sequence DNA region includes the following protein-coding sequences:
- the RNF207 gene encoding RING finger protein 207 isoform X1 gives rise to the protein MSGEIFSPLESLAALDASNGHPLVCFLCHGQYEHPCLLDCYHNFCASCLRGRAVDGRLACPLCGHQSVVKGANGLPPVDRLLQFLVDGSSEGEEAVRCANCDLECPSQDAETTYFCNTCGQPLCAHCREETHKAKMFSLHDIVALGKRTKDTHKKCSLHGEPYIMFSTDKKSMLCIRCFRDMQGESRAHCIDIETAYVQGCEKLDQTVMAVKALQTSTREAITLLQTMVEEVRRSAAEEETAIHTLFSSMQEKLMERKALLLKTVRSQYEEKDKAFKDQLSHLVSLLPTLQVHLVTCSAFLSSANKAEFLDLGYELMERLQGIVSRPHRLQPVQSSKITSDHRAEFARCLEPLLLLGARRAPATGAAATMLSGCSTTKALLSSGCPSPGGKMSGSPIHKPTLHRSISTKVLLAEGCDTLFTEHCRHYEEAYKTLQSEIQNLKDQVQELHRDLTKHHSLIKAEIMSDILQKSLQVDGHIASKYASVEMMRPVFEETWEETYQRVANEQEIYEAQLYDLFQLRQENSYLISITKQITPYVRSIAKVKERLEPRFQEPIDEQSENLQKIYEDMVVINENQTRNEPTSSSEEKREDAGVQQRGQPNSEQTPRKTPEK
- the RNF207 gene encoding RING finger protein 207 isoform X3: MSGEIFSPLESLAALDASNGHPLVCFLCHGQYEHPCLLDCYHNFCASCLRGRAVDGRLACPLCGHQSVVKGANGLPPVDRLLQFLVDGSSEGEEAVRCANCDLECPSQDAETTYFCNTCGQPLCAHCREETHKAKMFSLHDIVALGKRTKDTHKKCSLHGEPYIMFSTDKKSMLCIRCFRDMQGESRAHCIDIETAYVQGCEKLDQTVMAVKALQTSTREAITLLQTMVEEVRRSAAEEETAIHTLFSSMQEKLMERKALLLKTVRSQYEEKDKAFKDQLSHLVSLLPTLQVHLVTCSAFLSSANKAEFLDLGYELMERLQGIVSRPHRLQPVQSSKITSDHRAEFARCLEPLLLLGARRAPATGAAATMLSGCSTTKALLSSGCPSPGGKMSGSPIHKPTLHRSISTKVLLAEGCDTLFTEHCRHYEEAYKTLQSEIQNLKDQVQELHRDLTKHHSLIKAEIMSDILQKSLQVDGHIASKYASVEMMRPVFEETWEETYQRVANEQEIYEALRFVPAETREQLFDQYHQADHPLCPFHC
- the RNF207 gene encoding RING finger protein 207 isoform X2, which gives rise to MSGEIFSPLESLAALDASNGHPLVCFLCHGQYEHPCLLDCYHNFCASCLRGRAVDGRLACPLCGHQSVVKGANGLPPVDRLLQFLVDGSSEGEEAVRCANCDLECPSQDAETTYFCNTCGQPLCAHCREETHKAKMFSLHDIVALGKRTKDTHKKCSLHGEPYIMFSTDKKSMLCIRCFRDMQGESRAHCIDIETAYVQGCEKLDQTVMAVKALQTSTREAITLLQTMVEEVRRSAAEEETAIHTLFSSMQEKLMERKALLLKTVRSQYEEKDKAFKDQLSHLVSLLPTLQVHLVTCSAFLSSANKAEFLDLGYITSDHRAEFARCLEPLLLLGARRAPATGAAATMLSGCSTTKALLSSGCPSPGGKMSGSPIHKPTLHRSISTKVLLAEGCDTLFTEHCRHYEEAYKTLQSEIQNLKDQVQELHRDLTKHHSLIKAEIMSDILQKSLQVDGHIASKYASVEMMRPVFEETWEETYQRVANEQEIYEAQLYDLFQLRQENSYLISITKQITPYVRSIAKVKERLEPRFQEPIDEQSENLQKIYEDMVVINENQTRNEPTSSSEEKREDAGVQQRGQPNSEQTPRKTPEK